The genomic window TGAAGCTTTTCAACGAAGCTTTTGACAGTTTTAAAATAAAGAAATAGAAATAAAAATTAAATATGAAGAAAACAGCATTGTACGACAAACACGTTTCTTTGGGAGCTAAAATCGTACCTTTCGCAGGTTTTGAGATGCCTGTACAATATTCTGGAGTTACCGAAGAGCACTTTGCAGTAAGAGAAAAAGCAGGTTTGTTTGATGTTTCCCACATGGGACAGTTTTTCATCGAAGGTCCCGGTTCAAAAGACCTTTTACAACTGGTTACAACAAATAATGTAGATGCTCTGGAAAACGGAAAAGCTCAATATTCTTGTCTTCCCAACGAAAACGGAGGAATCGTAGACGACCTTATTGTTTACAAAATGGAAGATGACAAATATTTCGTGGTTGTCAATGCTTCAAATATCGAAAAAGACTGGAATCATATTTCAAAATACAATTCTTTCGGGGCAAAAATGACCAATGCTTCTGATGATATGTCGTTATTGGCTGTTCAGGGTCCGAAGGCTACTGAAATTCTTCAAAAACTTACAGAAACCAACCTTTCTGAAATTCCTTATTATCACTTTACACTAGGCGCTGTTGCCGGGGTAAATGATGTGATTATCTCCAACACAGGCTACACAGGAAGCGGCGGTTTTGAGATTTATTTTAAAAATGAAAATGCCGTACAACTTTGGGACGCGATCATTGAAGCAGGTGCATCAGAAGGAATTATCCCTTGCGGATTGGCTGCCAGAGATACCTTAAGACTGGAAAAAGGATTCTGCCTTTACGGAAACGATATCGACGATACTACTTCTCCGATCGAAGCGGGATTAGGATGGATCACAAAATTCGATAAAGATTTTGTGTCTAAAGATATTTTCGCGAAACAAAAAGAAGAAGGTGTTACAAGAAAATTAGTTGGTTTCGAACTTACAGATAAGGGAGTTCCAAGACACGACTATCCTGTTGTAGACGCAGAAGGAAACGTGATCGGGAAAGTAACTTCCGGAACTCAGTCTCCAATGAAAAAAATCGGATTGGGCTTGGCGTATGTTGATAAACCTCATTTTAAACTAGGTTCTGAAATTTTCATTCAGGTAAGAAATAAAAATATCCCGGCAAAAGTGGTGAAAGCTCCTTTTGTATAACAGGAAAAGTAGATACAGAAAAACCGTCTCGTGAATTTTACGAGACGGTTTTTTATTTTTGAGTTCAATATTTTTTAATTAATTATTGAAAAAAGCTCTTAAATTTCCAAGATTTTCCTTGTCGTTTCCAATGAAAATTTTATCATCGGTAAGGAAAACAGGACGCTTCAAAAAGGTATAGTGATCCAGCAGCAATTCTTTAAAATCCTTTTCTCCCAAAGACTTTATGTCCAGTTCTCTTAATTTGATCTGAGTAGATTTTTTACTGAACAATGCTTCGTAAGATTTTGTATGCTTGAACATTTCTTCAAGCTCGTCTTTTGTAATCGGTTGTTTTTTTATTTCGCGAAGTTCCCAGTCTTTAAGATTGAACTGAGCTAAAATTTTTCTACAGGTGTCACACGTATTAAGATAAAATACTTTTTTCATTCTCCAAAAGTAAGATTTAATCTAAAGTTTTAAAAATTATTAAATACCTTTATTCAAATTTTTATGAGAATGGAGAACAAACCTATCACTTTTCAGTTTATTTCAGAACCTTCAGACGTCAACTACGGAGGAAATGTACATGGGGGAAGTGTGATGAAGTGGATCGATCAGGCGGGGTATGCCTGCGCAACAACCTGGAGTGGAAATTATTCTGTAACCGTCTATGTTGGCGGAATCCGTTTCTACGAACCCATTAAAATAGGGGAAATTGTAAAGGTAGAAGCACAGGTGATCTATACAGGTTCTTCAAGTATGCATATTTCGATTAATGTTTTTTCGCGAAACTTAAAGCAACCGAATTTCGATAAGAAAACGCATTGTATCATTGTTTTTGTGGCAGTTGATGAAAACGGAAAAAAACTTCCGGTTCCGAAATGGATCCCGGAAACTGAGGAAGAAAAACAACAGGAACAATACGCAAAACGCCTGATGGAACTGAGAACGCAGATTGAGGACGAAATGAAACCTTTTTTATAATGCAGCGAAACGAATTCATAAAATTATCTTCATTAGGACTTTTAGGTTTATATTCCTGTGGTACTTCTCAACTATTAACGAATAAAAAAACATTGGCCATTCAGTTATACACCATTCGTGATGCTATTTCCGAAAACCTTGAAAAAGCTCTGGAAAAGTTGGTGAATTTAGGATTTACCGAACTGGAAATTTATGGCTATAATGGCAGTTTTTTCGGGAAAAACAGAAATGAATTTCAATCGATTTTAAAAAATATTGGTTTAAAAGTGATCAGCTCGCATCACACAACCGGAATTCTTCACAATGACAAAGGAACTTTATTAAACAATTGG from Chryseobacterium wanjuense includes these protein-coding regions:
- the gcvT gene encoding glycine cleavage system aminomethyltransferase GcvT, translating into MKKTALYDKHVSLGAKIVPFAGFEMPVQYSGVTEEHFAVREKAGLFDVSHMGQFFIEGPGSKDLLQLVTTNNVDALENGKAQYSCLPNENGGIVDDLIVYKMEDDKYFVVVNASNIEKDWNHISKYNSFGAKMTNASDDMSLLAVQGPKATEILQKLTETNLSEIPYYHFTLGAVAGVNDVIISNTGYTGSGGFEIYFKNENAVQLWDAIIEAGASEGIIPCGLAARDTLRLEKGFCLYGNDIDDTTSPIEAGLGWITKFDKDFVSKDIFAKQKEEGVTRKLVGFELTDKGVPRHDYPVVDAEGNVIGKVTSGTQSPMKKIGLGLAYVDKPHFKLGSEIFIQVRNKNIPAKVVKAPFV
- a CDS encoding acyl-CoA thioesterase, giving the protein MENKPITFQFISEPSDVNYGGNVHGGSVMKWIDQAGYACATTWSGNYSVTVYVGGIRFYEPIKIGEIVKVEAQVIYTGSSSMHISINVFSRNLKQPNFDKKTHCIIVFVAVDENGKKLPVPKWIPETEEEKQQEQYAKRLMELRTQIEDEMKPFL
- a CDS encoding arsenate reductase family protein, with amino-acid sequence MKKVFYLNTCDTCRKILAQFNLKDWELREIKKQPITKDELEEMFKHTKSYEALFSKKSTQIKLRELDIKSLGEKDFKELLLDHYTFLKRPVFLTDDKIFIGNDKENLGNLRAFFNN